The following coding sequences lie in one Saccopteryx bilineata isolate mSacBil1 chromosome X, mSacBil1_pri_phased_curated, whole genome shotgun sequence genomic window:
- the DKC1 gene encoding H/ACA ribonucleoprotein complex subunit DKC1, translating into MADVEVCTLPKKHKKKKEHKSLPEEDVAEIQHVEEFLIKPESKVAQLDTSQWPLLLKNFDKLNIRTTHYTPLPCGSNPLKREIGDYIRTGFINLDKPSNPSSHEVVAWIRRILRVEKTGHSGTLDPKVTGCLIVCIERATRLVKSQQSAGKEYVGIVRLHNAIEGGTQLSRALETLTGALFQRPPLIAAVKRQLRVRTIYESKMIEYDPERRLGIFWVSCEAGTYIRTLCVHLGLLLGVGGQMQELRRVRSGVMSEKDHMVTMHDVLDAQWMYDNHKDESYLRRVVYPLEKLLTSHKRLVMKDSAVNAICYGAKIMLPGVLRYEDGIEVNQDIVVITTKGEAICIAVALMTTAVISTCDHGIVAKIKRVIMERDTYPRKWGLGPKASQKKLMIKQGLLDKHGKPTDSTPATWTKEYVDYSDVKTAEVAQTAQVPKRKRESESDAGSPVSPQLVKEKKKKKKDKKAKAALEAAAAVGDGDSDTTTKKKKKKEKKVKVEVVSD; encoded by the exons ATGGCGGATGTGGAAG tatgtaCTTTGCCAAAGaagcataagaaaaagaaagagcacaAGTCATTACCAGAGGAAGATGTTGCA GAAATACAACATGTTGAAGAATTTCTTATTAAACCTGAATCCAAAGTGGCTCAGTTGGACACATCTCAGTGGCCCCTGTTGCTAAAG AATTTTGATAAGCTAAATATAAGGACGACGCACTATACACCTCTTCCTTGTGGTTCAAATCCTCTGAAGAGGGAGATTGGGGATTATATCAG GACAGGCTTTATTAATCTTGACAAGCCCTCCAACCCCTCTTCCCATGAGGTGGTAGCCTGGATCCGACGAATACTTCGCGTGGAGAAGACAGGACACAGTGGTACTCTGGATCCCAAAGTGACTGGCTGTTTAATCGTGTGCATAGAACGAGCCACTCGCTTGGTCAAGTCACAGCAAAGTGCAG gCAAAGAGTATGTGGGAATTGTCCGGCTGCACAATGCTATTGAAGGGGGTACTCAACTTTCTAGG GCGCTAGAAACTCTGACGGGTGCCTTATTCCAGCGACCCCCACTTATTGCTGCAGTAAAGAGGCAACTCCGAGTACGGACCATCTATGAGAGCAAAATGATTGAGTATGATCCTGAAAGAAGATTAG GAATCTTTTGGGTGAGTTGTGAGGCCGGCACCTACATTCGGACACTGTGTGTACACCTTGGTTTGTTATTGGGAGTTGGCGGTCAGATGCAGGAACTTCGGAGGGTTCGTTCTGGAGTCATGAGCGAAAAG GACCACATGGTGACAATGCATGATGTGCTTGATGCCCAGTGGATGTATGATAACCATAAGGATGAGAGTTACCTGCGGCGAGTTGTTTACCCTTTGGAAAAGCTGTTGACGTCTCATAAACGGCTGGTTATGAAAGACAGTGCA GTGAATGCAATCTGCTATGGGGCGAAGATCATGCTTCCGGGTGTTCTCCGATATGAGGACGGTATTGAAGTCAATCAGGACATTGTGGTGATCACTACTAAAGGGGAAGCAATCTGCATAG CTGTTGCATTAATGACCACAGCAGTGATCTCTACCTGCGACCATGGAATAGTAGCCAAGATCAAGAGAGTGATCATGGAAAGAGACACTTACCCTCGGAAGTGGGGCTTAGGCCCAAAG GCAAGTCAGAAGAAGCTGATGATCAAGCAGGGCCTTTTGGACAAGCATGGCAAACCCACAGACAGTACGCCTGCCACCTGGACCAAGGAGTATGTTGACTACAG TGATGTAAAGACAGCGGAGGTTGCCCAAACAGCACAAGTCCCAAAG CGGAAGCGAGAGAGTGAAAGTGATGCAGGTTCACCAGTGTCTCCACAGCTGgtcaaggagaagaagaagaagaagaaggacaaGAAAGCCAAAGCCGCTCTGGAGGCCGCAGCTGCTGTGGGAGATGGG gATAGTGATACCACcaccaagaagaagaagaagaaggagaagaaagtaaAAGTGGAGGTCGTTTCGGATTAG